The Moorena producens PAL-8-15-08-1 genomic interval TTTTTATGTTGTTCCTGCTGCTGGTGTTTTGATCCAAAATTTTTTCAAATTCCAATGGCTAGAAAATCTGTGGTTATCATGGAGCTATATTAATATAATCGGTTTATTAATATTACTCCTATATGGCTTTAGCTTTACCCTATTTCTAGGAATGCCCTCAGCATTTACAGCCCTTTATGTTCATTCTGGACAGCGTATCTTAAGGGCTTTTGCCAGACAGTATGGGCGCAACCGGGCGATTCAAGGGGCAGTAGCTGTGGTTACTGTCTGGATAATACTGTTCTTTTCCTTGAATGTACAAGCTCAAGTTGAGGCATTTAAGCTCCTAGAAAATTACCCAAAAACGAATAGCGATCGCCAAGCCTTGATAGCTAAGTCTGATGTAATTCGCACGGGGTTAGTTAATGCCAATTTGTTCCCCTATCGGTATCTGAGTAGCCGAGACGAGAATAACCATATCTACGCCATGTACAAAGATGTGTTTGACCTGCCAGATTCCCTATGTGAATTCTTACAAAATAGCTACAATCTGGTTATGTCACCGTTTTTGTATAAGGGCTCCCGAGACGATGTCCAAAAAGCTCAACAGCTTTACGGGGAATTCTTTGATACACCACTTCAGAAAGCTGAACGAAAAGCTGTTCAACATGCCCTACAATCTACAGCGATTATTGACCAAGCTAAGGCGGGTTTGTTGAATATCGATCAAAAACGAGTATGGCTGCAAAAGCAAGAGGTAACCTTAGATGCCCATGGGGATTGGGCAGATGTAGAAATCTACGAGGTGTATAAGAATAAAACTACTGATGTTGAGGAAGTACTTTACTATTTTTCCTTACCAGAAGGGGCAGCGATTACTGGCTTGTGGTTAGGTGAAACCGATGACCGCAATCAGCGCTTTCCATTTCAAGTCTCCCCACGGGGTGCTGCACAACAGGTTTACAACTCCCAGGTCAGGCGAGTGCGTCCTGTTGACCCAGCGCTGCTTGAGCAAGTCGGACCCCGGAATTATCGTCTCAGAGCATTTCCAGTTCCTCCTCCGCTATACTCATGGGAGAAAAGAAATGGTAGCGATCGCGCAACGGAAATGCATCTGTGGCTGACCTACAAGGTGATGCGACAAGAGAAGGGTTGGCCGTTACCTGAGTTAAACGAACAACGGAATATCTTTTGGACAAATCGCACCAAGCGCATCCGCAATGGTAAAGTAAAACGGGGTTTTTCTGATCAGTGGTTAGAAGCATATTTACCAGCAGATGAAACCCAGCAACCCATGGTTCATCAGGTGAATTTAGGGGATGGCTACCGCATTTCAGCTAAACCGTTAGACCTGTTGCAGAAATCAGCAATAGGAAACACTAACCTCTCGACATTAAAGGATAAGCGGTTTGCTGTCATTCTCGATAGTTCCAGGAGTATGGCTGCTCAAGCATCCCAGGTCAAAGAGACATTCACTTGGCTACAACAACAGGGTTTTGCTGATCAGAGCTTGACTAACAATGATGCGGATTTGTACATCACTGACGCAATAGATAACAAGATCGATCATCAAGCCAAACGGATTGATGATATGAGTGATTTTAATCCTGCTGAGATCACCTTTTATGGCTCTATCCAACCTGAACAGATGCTGCAACAGTTTGAACAGTTGCGTGGCAATACCCCTTATGACGGGATATTACTGGTGACTGATCAGGGTAGTTATGAGTTATCTGAGGATAATACAAATGTGGCTGTGGTGGCTGCACCCCTGTGGATGGTTCATTTAGGCAATCAATTACCCTCAGCCTACAATGATACTATTCTAAAATTGATTCAAAATACTGGTGGTGGTGTCTCTACGGATATCCCAGGGGTGATCCAGCGGATGGCCACTCAAGAAGCCTTGGGGTCATCGGTGGTCAGTGTGGCGGATGGCTATGCTTGGTTTATGGAATCAGGAACAGCTGAGGCTACTACTGAAACTGGATTTGAACCACTGGCGGCCAGGCAACTTATCCTAGGGTTGAGTGGAAACCTGAATGGTTCTCTAGAAGAACTGGATCGGATTCATGGCATAGCCAAGACCTATGACATAGTTAGTCCCTATTCATCCATGATTGTACTGGTCAATGATCAGCAACGAAGGATGCTCAAAGAAGCAGAAGCGTCTAGCGATCGCTTTGACCGAGAGGTGGAAACTGGGGAAGAACAGTTGAATCAGCCATCTAATCCCTTTACTGTTTCCGGTGTTCCTGAACCGGAGGTATGGATGTTGATCTTGATCAGTGCGATCGCACTTTTGATTATTAGTAGACGGCAAAAAATTACTGTTGACGGTTAATCCTCAATAGTTGTCAGTTTTATCATTAATTAGCAAGTGGCGTAGGGTGCGTTAGGGGCGGGATCGGCCTGATTTTCTCGGTTCCCAGTGTTGAAAAACCTAGCCCCGTAACGCACCACCGCCTCTTTGTCCTTTTTACTATTTCAGACAACACGAGCCAAAATCTCTCCAGCAACTCGCTCCGCTGATTCCAACCCTGATTCCATACCAGGAGATGCGATCGCAGTCATTAGTTTGTAGTCCTTATCACATTATTTGATAATTTTAGTATTTCATTTTATTGTTTACTATTACAATCCTCTTAAATAGTTGAATTTTTATGTACTTGCCATGGTAGCAAGAAGACTATTTAGCAAAATTGTTGAGGAATTCTAATCAATTGAACTGAGACACTTTAATGAGTAATAGTCAGTCCACAGGATTGCCTCTTTGGGTGCAGCAAAGAGATACAGTTATCGCTAATGATGCTGGGGTTGAATGGCGAGAGGGCAAACGCCCTGATTATGCCGAAACTAATGAATTTCTTAAGAAAGGGAGTAAATTCAATCATCCAGAAGGGTCTTTGGAAGCGATCGCCCAAAACTTAGTTAGAACCTTCGAGATGGAAGCCTCTTATAAAGCTAATCCTGAGCAGTGGTTGTCTATTGTTGCCGACCAGTTTCGGATGAGCACTAACGGTGGACCAAAGTACAATGCCCAGACTGTTGCTGATATCGGCACATACAACGTATTTCTTGGGGATACGGAACACTATCGTTCAACAGAGGAAACCTTTGAATCATCCATCGAAATTTTCCATAATGCTTTTCCCAATGGCTTTCTGTGGGAACTGATGGAAGTGCTTTCCGGACCTCCTAATGTCACCTTTAAGTGGCGGCATTGGGGGACGTTTAGCGGTTCATTTAAAGGCCATGAACCCACAGGAGAAACTATAGAAGTTTTTGGCATCAGTATTGCTCGGGTTACTGAAGACTTGAAGATTGTCTCCTTGGAGCATTTCTTCGATAACAGTTTGTTTCTCAAGCAATTAACATCAGGCTGTCCCTTCCACTCTTAAAATTTCAATAATATTAATCGTAGGGTGGGCAGTGCTTGACACCGATAATATTAGCGGAATATCAAGTTATTAGGCACTGCCCACCGACTAAAATTTCAATAAAATTAATCGTAGGGTGGGCAGTGCTTGACACCGATAATATTAGCTGAATATCAAGTTATTAGGCACTGCCCACCGACAGGATATTAATTCTAAAAATCGTCTAAATTTTTAATAACATTAATCCGATGGTGGGCAGAAAATTAATCGTAGGGTGGGCAGTGCTTGACACCGATAATATTAGCTGAATATCAAGTTATTAGGCACTGCCCACCGACAGGATATTAATTCTAAAAATCGTCTAAATTTTTAATAACATTAATCCGATGGTGGGCAGTGGGCAGTGCTTGACACCGATAAGAAAATTCATCGTAGGGTGGGCAGTGCTTGACACCGATAAGATTAGCTGAATAACTTGATATTCGGCACTGCCCACCGACAGGATATTAATTATCAAAATCGTTCGTTGTCTAAATTTTTAATAACATTAATCCGATGCTGGGCAGAAAATTAATCCTAGGGTGGGCAGTGCTTGACACCGATAAGATTAGCTTAATATCAAGTTATTAGGCACTGCCCACCAACAGGATATTAATTATCAAAATCGTTCGTTGTCTAAATTTTTAATAACATTAATCCGATGGTGGGCAGTGCTAAATAACAATGTCAAAGGTGAATATGGGGAAGGTAAGCACTGCCCACCCTACATCTCTGCCCACCCTACATCTACTACATCTATATCTGGGCTGGTGGGCAGTGCTAAATAACAATGTCAAAGGTGAATATGGGGAAGGTAAGCACTGCCCACCCTACATCTCTGCCCACCCTACATCTACTACATCTATATCTGGGCTGGTGGGCAGTGCTAAATAACAATGTCAAAGGTTAATATGGGGAAGGTAAGCACTGCCCACCCTACATCTCTACTACATCTCTACATCAAATCAAACGCAATCGCACTAAATTTTCAATAAGAAGATTAATCGTAGGGTGGGCAGTGCTTGACACCGATAATATTAGCTTAATATCAAGTTATTAGGCACTGCCCACCAACAGAATATTAACTATAAAAATCGTCTAAATTTTTAATAACATTAATCCGATGCTGGGCAGAAAATTAATCGTAGGGTGGGCAGTGCTTGACACCGATAATATGGGAGCAGGTCAAACTTGCAGAACAAATGAACTACTTGACAAAATGATGAAATTGATGTTATCTATGTCTGGCTACCTAAAAAATTAAGAATTAATCCCAAAATGACCCCTGAAAAGCAAAAAGAGCTCAACGAGT includes:
- a CDS encoding TIGR02921 family PEP-CTERM protein produces the protein MNYKSLKQILDVSFHSIFWLWNLMFITVVYIGILPIIGIPLIRATVDGTVPVDFLVTFVALIAVPTVCTVIGAWPLRKQPRELMRLFYGVEAPLFAWCLIRLFLIREFTSVSTLVLGTVLVCILAFAAEVVWGYDPNRKPVAWLQLIAHTLMVLISSYVGLLLFFYVVPAAGVLIQNFFKFQWLENLWLSWSYINIIGLLILLLYGFSFTLFLGMPSAFTALYVHSGQRILRAFARQYGRNRAIQGAVAVVTVWIILFFSLNVQAQVEAFKLLENYPKTNSDRQALIAKSDVIRTGLVNANLFPYRYLSSRDENNHIYAMYKDVFDLPDSLCEFLQNSYNLVMSPFLYKGSRDDVQKAQQLYGEFFDTPLQKAERKAVQHALQSTAIIDQAKAGLLNIDQKRVWLQKQEVTLDAHGDWADVEIYEVYKNKTTDVEEVLYYFSLPEGAAITGLWLGETDDRNQRFPFQVSPRGAAQQVYNSQVRRVRPVDPALLEQVGPRNYRLRAFPVPPPLYSWEKRNGSDRATEMHLWLTYKVMRQEKGWPLPELNEQRNIFWTNRTKRIRNGKVKRGFSDQWLEAYLPADETQQPMVHQVNLGDGYRISAKPLDLLQKSAIGNTNLSTLKDKRFAVILDSSRSMAAQASQVKETFTWLQQQGFADQSLTNNDADLYITDAIDNKIDHQAKRIDDMSDFNPAEITFYGSIQPEQMLQQFEQLRGNTPYDGILLVTDQGSYELSEDNTNVAVVAAPLWMVHLGNQLPSAYNDTILKLIQNTGGGVSTDIPGVIQRMATQEALGSSVVSVADGYAWFMESGTAEATTETGFEPLAARQLILGLSGNLNGSLEELDRIHGIAKTYDIVSPYSSMIVLVNDQQRRMLKEAEASSDRFDREVETGEEQLNQPSNPFTVSGVPEPEVWMLILISAIALLIISRRQKITVDG
- a CDS encoding ester cyclase, with the translated sequence MSNSQSTGLPLWVQQRDTVIANDAGVEWREGKRPDYAETNEFLKKGSKFNHPEGSLEAIAQNLVRTFEMEASYKANPEQWLSIVADQFRMSTNGGPKYNAQTVADIGTYNVFLGDTEHYRSTEETFESSIEIFHNAFPNGFLWELMEVLSGPPNVTFKWRHWGTFSGSFKGHEPTGETIEVFGISIARVTEDLKIVSLEHFFDNSLFLKQLTSGCPFHS